Proteins encoded by one window of Ananas comosus cultivar F153 unplaced genomic scaffold, ASM154086v1, whole genome shotgun sequence:
- the LOC109704541 gene encoding disease resistance protein RGA2-like (The sequence of the model RefSeq protein was modified relative to this genomic sequence to represent the inferred CDS: added 109 bases not found in genome assembly) → MINLKKLTIDDCPLLFDADERFVDTSVDHIEEVYVNNRKAKDEGSEESEAKPLKQRAEMKRPKKKEPEEKDKPNTWVENEPGEVEDDEDEEGLSALSISHCWGILDVLANRVGSFIPQYSQLPDFQDDLTQLGVSLRKAQAVLRLADRRQTNAEELLGPLGPLAQLEAAAYDAKDLLDELDYEVLQQEMVKDEASDLQSSSLSSLSFDANPIRSKLRKFWMRLDAISDELREIINHLEDDLPERQDKLLLVEAGKIFSSIKPQVFGNEEKESLIQVLLRSADGSGSSKSNFSVLSIVGNGGVGKTALAKLVYNDPRVQKHFELKNWVCASEPFDVKQLIKEIIESGTEEKESILTDLDSLQLILKDKVMSRRFILVLDDVWIKDSSEWRKLYVPLNHGLQGSIIFVTARSLEIANQLDTSCPIFLVGLTYDIISQASDLIKSEVHPELEDIGRRVAAKLQGSPLAAKLIGGLLSSKMDAGLWRTINNHIGVLSHEGYDRYDILPVLQLSYEYLPECLQRCFSFCSVFPKDYIFRQDDLVFSWIALGFIAPQGNMRMEDVAMIYFQDLTSRSFFEQSQLNHQYYVIHSVMHDLAESVSINECVRIEDSTFQQSIPSTVRHLSICTKNLEPGKLVGIGSYNKLLSLTIMKNIELDLRSIINCWFQQLTNIQLLDLNTCEIEELPDSIGNLKQLRYLDISYTGLGRLPESFCDLHNMQFLFIKGCRFESFPEGFTNLISLRHIDIESNMFSMVTEIGKLTSLQELRCFEVLKKDGHGVGELGDLTQLHQSLTVKNLENVESVGDAYQAKLENKEYLNELVLEWSLSRSASSRCSSYFAMDEKVLEALRPHSKLKELEIRCYRGMLAPSWLCTQKLPCLVKLAIQHCPNLLNLSCLPPSLGVLELVNVGLRSLPILWDEGSTDKCISGQQCNKGMMSSLSMLSIRRCPKLETLAQLSPHHLPAVKSICIEHCTKLVSLPVESFGDFVFLEFLDIIDCPNLPRPEKMVLPSSIKRLTLDSCGYLGKSLPGCLQYLSDLMYLNICCCPHIESLTGQVFHHLRALKCLYISECPKLRSLSGLEALTSLQELTILKCPHLAESESFSDTEEQQKDMLLLQLTIDNTALLQLPSLRNLFSSSLNHSLNLAIWESCEFVMFVGEDEEWPQILKTLRVLSFESCANLKSLPSWLCSLTSLEKLRICNCPHIILPQKANLPTSLKDLCFDD, encoded by the coding sequence ACAGGAAGGCAAAAGACGAAGGAAGTGAAGAATCCGAGGCGAAGCCTCTGAAGCAACGAGCCGAGATGAAACGACCAAAGAAGAAAGAACCCGAGGAGAAAGACAAGCCTAACACATGGGTCGAGAATGAGCCTGGCGAAGTGGAAGACGACGAGGACGAAGAAGGGCTTTCCGCTCTTTCTATAAGCCACTGCTGGGGCATCCTCGATGTCTTGGCCAACAGGGTCGGCTCCTTTATCCCCCAGTACAGCCAGCTTCCCGACTTTCAGGATGATCTCACGCAATTGGGTGTCTCTCTGCGCAAGGCGCAAGCCGTGCTTCGTCTCGCCGATCGAAGGCAGACCAACGCCGAGGAGCTGCTGGGGCCGCTGGGGCCGCTGGCTCAACTCGAAGCCGCAGCCTACGATGCCAAAGACTTGCTCGACGAGCTCGACTATGAAGTCCTGCAGCAAGAGATGGTAAAAGACGAGGCAAGCGACTTGCAgtcctcttctctttcttctctttcttttgatGCCAACCCAATCAGGTCTAAACTGAGGAAATTTTGGATGAGGTTGGATGCCATTTCTGATGAATTGCGGGAGATCATCAATCACTTGGAAGATGATCTCCCTGAGAGACAGGACAAGCTGCTGTTGGTGGAAGCAGGCAAGATCTTCTCCTCGATTAAGCCTCAAGTGTTTGGCAACGAAGAGAAGGAGTCTCTAATACAAGTGCTGCTGAGGAGTGCTGATGGATCTGGATCTAGCAAATCCAACTTTTCCGTTCTGTCTATAGTCGGCAATGGAGGGGTGGGAAAGACTGCTTTGGCTAAGCTTGTGTACAATGATCCGAGGGTGCAGAAGCATTTTGAGCTGAAAAATTGGGTTTGTGCTTCTGAGCCCTTTGATGTGAAACAGCTGATCAAAGAAATAATAGAGTCTGGTACTGAGGAGAAAGAATCCATCCTCACTGATTTGGACTCTCTTCAATTGATCCTAAAGGATAAGGTGATGTCAAGAAGATTTATTTTGGTCCTTGATGATGTGTGGATTAAAGATAGTAGCGAATGGAGGAAGCTCTATGTGCCGCTGAATCATGGGCTTCAAGGAAGCATAATTTTTGTGACTGCTCGGTCTCTAGAGATTGCTAACCAACTGGATACATCATGTCCAATCTTTCTGGTAGGTTTGACATATGATATCATATCGCAAGCATCTGATCTTATAAAGTCAGAAGTCCATCCGGAGTTGGAGGACATTGGTAGGAGGGTTGCCGCCAAGTTACAGGGATCTCCATTAGCAGCAAAACTTATCGGGGGCCTTTTGAGCTCGAAGATGGATGCTGGACTCTGGAGAACAATCAACAATCATATTGGGGTACTATCACATGAGGGATATGACAGATATGACATTCTGCCAGTCCTCCAATTGAGCTATGAATATCTGCCAGAATGTCTGCAACGATGCTTTTCATTTTGCTCAGTCTTTCCCAAGGATTACATATTCAGACAAGATGATCTAGTCTTTAGTTGGATAGCTCTGGGCTTCATTGCACCTCAAGGAAACATGCGAATGGAAGATGTGGCAATGATCTACTTTCAGGACTTGACAAGTAGGTCCTTCTTTGAACAATCTCAGTTGAACCATCAATATTATGTAATCCATAGTGTGATGCATGATCTGGCAGAATCTGTTTCAATAAACGAATGTGTCAGGATAGAAGATAGTACATTTCAGCAAAGTATCCCTTCTACTGTTCGCCATCTATCAATATGTACCAAAAACCTCGAACCGGGAAAGTTAGTAGGCATAGGCAGCTATAATAAGTTGCTTTCACTTACGATAATGAAGAATATTGAACTTGATTTGAGGTCCATAATCAATTGCTGGTTTCAACAGCTCACAAATATTCAATTGTTGGATCTAAACACTTGCGAGATTGAAGAGCTACCTGATAGTATAGGCAATTTAAAGCAGCTCCGGTACCTTGACATATCTTATACTGGTCTTGGAAGGTTACCTGAGTCATTTTGTGACCTTCATAATATGCAGTTTTTGTTCATAAAGGGATGCAGATTTGAGAGTTTTCCTGAAGGTTTTACCAATTTGATCAGCTTGCGGCATATTGATATTGAATCAAATATGTTTTCAATGGTAACTGAGATTGGGAAGCTGACCTCTCTTCAAGAGTTGCGATGTTTTGaagtcctaaaaaaggatgggCATGGTGTTGGAGAATTAGGGGATTTGACGCAGCTTCATCAAAGTCTGACAGTCAAAAATCTTGAAAATGTTGAGAGTGTGGGAGATGCTTACCAGGCTAAGTTGGAGAACAAGGAGTACCTCAACGAGTTGGTCCTTGAATGGTCTCTTAGTAGAAGTGCTAGCTCAAGATGCAGCAGCTACTTTGCTATGGATGAGAAGGTGCTTGAGGCTCTCCGGCCACATTCGAAACTGAAAGAGCTGGAAATCAGATGCTATAGAGGTATGCTAGCTCCCAGTTGGCTATGTACACAGAAGTTGCCTTGCTTGGTTAAACTCGCTATTCAACATTGCCCCAATCTTTTGAATTTATCTTGCCTCCCACCTTCCCTTGGAGTGTTAGAGTTGGTAAATGTGGGCTTGCGCTCACTTCCCATACTGTGGGATGAAGGTTCAACCGACAAGTGCATAAGTGGACAGCAGTGCAACAAAGGCATGATGTCATCCCTCTCTATGTTATCCATTCGGCGGTGCCCAAAACTTGAAACTCTTGCACAGTTGTCACCTCACCACCTACCGGCTGTAAAATCAATATGCATTGAACATTGTACGAAGCTAGTTTCTCTGCCAGTGGAAAGTTTTGGGGACTTTGTCTTTCTCGAGTTCTTGGATATAATAGACTGCCCCAACCTTCCTCGCCCAGAGAAAATGGTCTTACCATCCTCTATCAAAAGATTGACTCTAGATTCATGTGGTTATCTTGGCAAATCACTTCCCGGCTGCCTACAGTACCTAAGTGATCTCATGTACTTAAACATATGCTGCTGTCCACACATAGAATCCCTCACTGGGCAAGTGTTCCATCATCTGAGAGCTCTCAAGTGCTTATATATTAGCGAATGTCCAAAGCTGAGGTCTTtaagtggattagaggctcTCACGTCTTTGCAAGAGTTGACTATTCTGAAGTGTCCTCATCTCGCTGAATCAGAGTCATTCTCTGACACGGAAGAGCAGCAGAAGGATATGCTACTGCTTCAGCTGACCATTGACAACACTGCCCTTCTTCAACTTCCGTCTCtgcgaaatttattttcctcttcCTTAAATCATTCCTTAAATCTTGCAATCTGGGAATCTTGTGAATTTGTGATGtttgttggagaggatgaggAATGGCCGCAAATTCTCAAAACACTCCGGGTATTATCTTTTGAGAGTTGTGCCAATCTCAAGTCGCTGCCAAGTTGGTTATGTAGCCTGACCTCCCTAGAAAAGTTGAGGATTTGTAATTGTCCTCATATCATCTTGCCGCAGAAGGCGAACTTGCCTACCTCTTTAAAAGACTTATGCTTTGACGATTGA